In Marinobacter sp. M3C, the genomic stretch TCAAAACAGATCACCATGAATTCACGGTGAAAGACAACGTTGCAGACAGCCTGGTGGACATTGCCCGTTACTTTGATGAGCCTTTTGCTGACCCGTCTTTTGTACCGACGTATTTCGTATCACAGCTGGCCCGCCAAAAAGTCACTGTAGCGCTGGCTGGCGACGGCGGCGATGAGAACTTTGCCGGGTACAGCAAGTATTACACAGACCATGTGGAAAACCGGTTACGGGGAATGTTCCCCGCGGCTTTGCGCCACAACCTCTTCCCCGGACTTGCCCGCCTGGCAGGAATGGTGAACAGCGGGCCCACCAGAAAAGCTAGATCGCTTCTTGGAACATTGGCACTAGAGCCAGACGAGGCTTTTTTTGTGACTAACAGCTTCTTTCGAAAAGATGTGTGGAATGATCTTGTAACGGGCGAACTGAAACGCGAAACCCAGGGTTATGACCCGGCCGATATAACCCGCGCGCACTACAACAAAGCAGATACAGACGAGCACCTTTCCCGCATTCTGTACACCGACATCAAAACCTACCTTCCCGGAGACATTCTGGTGAAAGTAGACCGCATGAGCATGGCAAACTCATTAGAAACTCGGGCGCCGCTGCTGGATTACCGGGTGGTGGAGTACGCTGCGCAAATACCGGCAGCACTGAAACTGAACGGTAAAGAGAAGAAGTACATACTGAAAAAATCCTTTGAACGGATGCTGCCGCAAGACATACTTTATCGGAAGAAAATGGGCTTCTCGGTGCCGTTGGCGCAGTGGCTTCGCCGTGAGCTGAAGCCTATTGTTGAGCAACTTTTGTTGTCTCCAAATAGCGGTGTTGCCAATTTCTTTGAACCTGCCGGCATTCGCAACCTCTGGCAAAAACACCTGGCAGGGGATGACCAGTTCACAAAGGAGCTTTGGTCTTTATTAGCTTTTGAGCTCTGGTGGCAGCAATATCAGGTGAGCGCATGACGGGTGATATGAGCTTAGGCAGCATACGCCCAGATCAAAAGCCACCGAGGGCGCTGGCTATCTTCAACATGGAAATCGGTGGTACGGAGCAGATTGTCCAGCAGCTTGTCATGGGTATGAAGTCTGAAGGAGTAGAGTCCGAAATTCTTTGTATTGATGGCCAGATAGGATCTATTGGGGAAGCACTCCAGAAAACAGCTGTCCCGGTTCATAAATTGGCGCGAAAGCAGGGATTTGACTGGTCGCTAATGGCTGGGATCCGAAAGCGGTTAAGGGAAGGGTGGTTTGATGTGGTGCACTGCCACCAGTATACGCCTTGGTTTTACGGGTGGTTGGCAGTGCCAGGAACAGGAGCCAAGGTGATCTTTACGGAGCACGGTCGTTTTTACCCGGATAGACACCGCTATAAGGCAATGCTCCTCAACCCTCTGATGGCATTATTCACGCCTGCTGTTGTGGCTATTTCAAACGCAACTAAAAAAGCGCTTGTGAAGTATGAATTTACACCACGAAAGAATATACAATTGATTTTCAAAGGAATTTTTCCGTTGAAACGGAACGATCCAGAGGCGAAAAAGTTACGAGATAGCCTGAGAATTCCCGGCGATGCGTTTGTAGTGGGTACCGTTTCCCGCCTCGACCCCGTTAAAAATCAGGGCATGATGCTCAGAGCCTTTAAAGAATTTTCCGAAAAACGACCGGACAGCTATTTACTGATGGTTGGAGATGGCCCAGATAAAGAAAAACTGATCTCTCTGGCCAACGAACTCGGGATACGTGATCGAACCATGTTTACAGATTTTATTAACAACCCTTTACATTATTTGGCCGCTATGAATTTATTTCTGCTTTCCTCCCATACGGAAGGCACCTCCATGACCTTACTGGAGTCAATTAGATTGGGAATCCCGGCTGTAGCCGCAAATGTGGGAGGTAGCCCGGAAATTATTGCGGAGGGAGTAACTGGACTGCTGACAGAGTCAGACAATGAATCATCGTTCGCAATCGCTCTCGAAGCCCTTTGCGAGAACGAAAACCTCCGCGCGGGTATGGTAGAAGGTGCTCAAGAACAGTTCAATGAACGGTTTTTTGCCTCCGCTATGATCTGCCAGTACCGCTTAATCTATTGCGAGCCTCAATAATGCTAAAATCCCTACTCCCCAACTGTAGCTATTAGCGATGTCCAAGTTCGCACTGTTATTCCTGTTTCTTTTTGTCGGCGGAATTTTTGCTGCTGTCTTCATTACACCGGTTGCATCTTTTCTGGTTTATCAACTTGTTTACTTTGTGAATCCGGATATCAGATGGTGGGCGGCCACTATTCCTGGCATACAGTATTCATTTGTAGCAGCAATATTAATGCTTTTTATTCTCGCCATAAAGTATAAAGAGCTTTCGTTCCAGGCTCCTTGGAAACAGCAGCCGGCATTAAAATGGCTATTGGCTTTTTTAGTAATGTATATATTCATGATTAACTTTGCAGTCGTTCCTAGCGCACACAAAACGTTTACCTTTGACTTCGCAAAACTGATTGTTATTATTTTCGTAGCTTACAAACTCATCAACTCGGAAAAGGCTCTCGATGCATGCCTCTGGGCATACGTTCTGGGCGCAACGTATATTGGGTACTTGGCTTATGCAGTAGGGCGCGACTGGCAGGGGCGGGTTGAAGGCATAGGTATGGTTGATACCGGTGGCGACAGCAATATGACCGCTGCTGCCATAGCGCCCGCACTGGTAATGCTTATGTACTTTGCCTGGCTGGGTAACAAAAAAACAAAGGTTTTTGCAGTTTTTTGCGGTGCATTTATTGCAAATGGAATTGTTCTTATTAACAGTCGCGGCTCTTTTTTGGCCATTGTCGTCGGCGCCTCATTCTTTTTATTTTTTATGGTGTTCTCAAAGTATCAACGGGCCGGTCAGCGAGGAACGGCGATGCTTTTGATAATGATAGCGCTGGCAGGGGTTGTGTATATTGCCGATGACGCATTCTGGACGAGAATGGGCACTCTCACAGACGTAGAAGACGGGAGCGCCAGTGGTTCGCATAGAATTGAATTTTGGCTAGCCACTTTTGAGGTATTAAAAGATCATCCTTTAGGTGTTGGCATACTGGGATTCATTGAATTGAGCCCAAACTATCTTCCAGATCATTATTTCGATAACAGGACTACTGGGAAAGCTGTCCACTCAACGTGGTTTCAAGTTCTTGGCGAGGTAGGTTGGGTCGGGATATTGGTGTTTTTTTGTTTAATAATAAGTACCTTCAAGACATCGAAAAAAACAAAGAAAAAATTAATCGAGTTAAAGCTGTACGATTGCTATTTCAAAGTTATAGCTCTGGAAGGGGCACTGATCTCTTACCTAGTCGCGGCAAGCTTTATCAATCGCTCAAGGGCAGAGATTCTGTATTGGCTTATTTTGTTTATTTTAGTCGCGTTTAATATTTATGTTTTGAAGAATGTGGATACCAAGCCCGGTATTGTTCGTGCTAAGTGATATGCCGGTTTAATTCTATTCATCCTTGTAAGGATCCATGGAAAGTATAGCTATGAAAATTGCCATTCTTCGAACCGACGGCAGTGATGTCGACCAGCGGCAATATAACAGTCAAGAAATCGGGCTGGCCCGGGGGTTAGCGCATCAGGGACATACGGTTGACATCATTACCGCCAGAGGAGCCGCGAATAACCCATCGATCGAGGATATTGCTAGCGGGTCTGATTACAAGATCACCATCATCCGCACCGGATACCGCCGCATTCCGGTGTTGGAATATGGGGTGCTCACAGGTCTTCGGCAATTGCTGTTCCGCGGAAAGTATGATCTGGTTCATTTGAGCGAGGAGAATAACCCCGCAACCACCCTAGTGGCCTTCCATTGTCGTAGACTGCATATCCCCTACGTTATTTACCACGGTATGTATGTGGTGCCGTCCGGTAGAGCCCGAACCTGGTATGACACAGCGCATGGTTATTTGCTGGCACCGGCTATACGGCGTAACGCGCGTGCTGTGCTGGCTAAAACCACCACGGCCAGGGACTTCCTTCAGGCTCGGGGAATCAGCAACGTTCAGGTACTTCCGGTAGGGCTTGATACCACTCGGTTTGATACGCCAACAGAGGCATCGCCCCACGAAGCCATTTTGAGTGATCTTAAAGCCCGTTACCCCCGGGTTATGCTGTACATAGGCAGCCTGGAGCGGCGCCGTAACCCAATGCTGATGGTAGAAATGGCAGCCGCAATGAAGGCTGACACAGCATTGATTCTGGTGGGAGCGGGGCCCATGACTGAAACCGTTCGCCAGAGGATTAAGGCTCTGGGCCTGAATAATGTGCTCATGACAGGCGCACTTGGCCAAGAGGCATTGCCAGCCATTTACCGGAACAGCGATGTGTTCCTCTTGCCCAGCGACTACGAGATCTACGGCATGGTGCTTCTGGAAGCGCTCTATTTCGGAGTGCCTTGTGTCACAACAGCCACCGCCGGAGGCATTGATGTGATTGGGAATAACCATGCCGGAGCAGTGATAGACGGCGTGGGCTTGGACGATTGGGTGGCTGCCGTTCGCAAAACAACGTTGGCTGCCGCAAACCCTGAATATAGCGAGCGCCTGCAGGCACTGGTGCGGGAAACGTTTTCCTGGCAAAAGATCGCGCAGCGTTACATGGATTATGTTTCGGAGAACAGGGTATGACGATGTTAGGGATGCTCAAACAAATCAAGCACCGATTTTTTTCGCTGGAAGGTTTCTATGGTGCCCTTTCACATTTGAAAGGATTAAAGCGGGGGCGCCTCAATGATTTCGACAGGCCGGTTGTCGTGAGCCTTACAGCCGTTCCATGGCGGTTTGAAAAGTTACATCTTGTATTGATGAGTCTGCTTTGGCAAAAAATCCGGCCAGATCACATTGTGTTATGGCTTTCAAAATACGATCAGAATGGAACGCAGATTACGACTATCGAGGACTTGCCAAAAAACATTAGACGACTTCATCGCATGGGAGTTGAGATCGAATTTGTTGAAGACATTCGCTCTTACAGAAAATTATTACCAGCACTAGAACGATTTCCGAACGCAATTGTAGTAACTGCAGATGATGATATTTTGTATCCATCTGGTTGGCTAGAAAATCTGCTTAGAGGTCATGAACAACACACTGACGCTATCGTATGTTATCGCGGCACTCAAATTCTGCTTGATCAGAATGGTCTTGCGCCTTACAAACAATGGCCTGAATACACGAGGCGTGACGAGCCTAGCTATCTACTGTTTGCCCAAGGCGGTGAGGGTGCCCTTTATCCCCCAGGCAGTCTTCACCCTGAAGTGCAAAATCGGGAGGCATTCATGCACATCTGCCCAACGGCAGATGACGTGTGGTTTAAAGCCATGGCACTCTACAACAATGTGCCTCATGTGAAGATTACTGATAAGCACCAAGATTTTCCGAGAATTCGTGGTAGCCAAGCCGAAGGCCAGTCGCTTCACCACGTAAACAACATACTGGGTCATAATGATCATCAAGTGGCTGCAGTTTTTAGCCGTTACAACTTGGAAGCCCGGTTAAAAGAAAGTGAAGAGCAGGTGTGATGGAGCCCATCTACATTTTTACTTGTTAGATTTTGATAGCTTAGCCCTCAAATCACGCAATACGTTTTTAATTATTTTCAGGGCGAACGCGCCTTCATCGTAGCGGCTGTAAAGCGTGAACAGTGTTAACAGAAAAGCTGGAACAAGCAGGGCAAAATAGAGCGACGCCACAGGAAACACCGAAAGACTATTGACCTCTATGTTCAAAAAAATCTCGGCCTTTTCGGTCAGCCAAGCTGATAGTATTGCAAGTAGCACGGTAGGCGAAATCAGGACAGCAAGCCGAAGAGTCCGGATGCCCGTACACTGCCTAAGAAAGATGATAATGCCCAGCACAAGAATGACTGCAAAAGCTGCGCGTATTTCAATAAAGTGACCAATGGCCATGCCCCGGGATGAGTACAGGGCAATTGCAAGCGTCAGAAGCCCTATGACTTCGAAAACAAAGAGTGCCTTGACCTTACCCAGCGACGTAATGGCCTGGTTTATAACCTGTCCAAATGCGATTGTAGCGAGCACGATCGACAGAGGCGGTAGCATAGGGTAGGCGATAGCCCACTCTGACCCGAAAAAAAAGTTGATGATGTGATCGGGGAAAAACCACATAAAAACGACGATGGGCATAACCACCGACGTGATCACGAAGATCGCCTTGGAAAGCTGCTGGTTGAACTCTTGAAGGTTGTTGCGAACACGCGACAGTGATGCCAACAAAGGCTCTACTACGGGGCCGATAATATCGGTGCTGGGCAATACGGACAAGCTCTTGGTTATATAGAAAGCGCCAAGCTCAGGTGCGGAAAAGAACTTGGAGATCAGCAGCGAATCCATCTGTGACTTACTGAAGCCAACGCTTGCTCTGAATAGTATCCACTTGGAAAAGCGCCACTGGTTGCGCCAATTAGTAAGGCAAGGCCGCGGGCGAAATGTGTGGATTAAGTATGAGCCAACGCATAACACGCTGGCGGAAGTGATGTCGCCAATGATGAGCGCCCAGTAGGATTCTGTAGTAAGGGCAATGGACAAGGTAACCGTGAAGGCGCAAAATTTTTGTATGATCATGACAAAAAAGATCTTGCGATAATCCAAGTTCCGCTTTAGAAGAATCAACCCCGGGCTTTTCAATGCGTTGATAAGAAGGATCGATGAGGTGGCGTAAAGTACAGGCACAAGACGCGGATCTTCGTAGAAGTCGGCGATAAACGGAACAGCGATTACCAGCAGAATAAATATTACGGATTTGATGATTAGGTCTATCGTCCAAGCCGTTGATAAATCGGACGGGTATAGGTCATCCTTGTGGATGATATATGGTTCACTTCCGGTGGCCGCGAGCGTCTCGCAAAAATAAAGCAGCAAGGCTGCGATAGCCACTACGCTAAAGTCATTTGGCATCAAAACCCTGGCAAGAACCATGATGCTAATAAGCCCCAACGTCCGTTGGATGCTTTTAGCAAGCAGGAGAAAGGCAGAACTTTTGAGCAGCCGGTTGGCGATAGTCGGCATGGATTGTTGCTCAACGATTAAAAGAGTTGCGATAGCCGCGGCAATATCGGCAGATTGCGATCAGGTATGGGGATTAGCAAGGTTACATTGATGGTCGATATAACCCAATAGCTGACAGCATACTTTTTATATGAAATTTAATAATAACCCAGCTCTCGTTTCTAGGCTTAACGATGATAACACGGCGCTGGGTCATGTGTTTTGCAAGTTCTCGGAACTTCGCCCTTTCCGGAGGATTGAGTTCGTAGTGGTAGTTGGTCAGGTCGATCTTCTGACGCTTGGTAATGATGGCATCCCATTCGCTAGCTTCATCACTTAGGCCAGGTGATGCGAACACGAATGCTCTGGCCTTGTCATAGACGTCATATATGGACGTGTCATCCGGCCGCTTCCTGGTGTTGCTCATGGACTGAGGGAGCTGGCGATAGAGATAGGTGCCCCTAGAGATTGTCTTGATACTGGTAGCGAGTGCAACCGAGCAAATGACGAAGTAATTATCTTCTACAACACTTTTTCCGCGGTAATGCTGTAGCCCAATACTTCGGATAAAAGCAGTTCTGTATAGTTTGTTCCAAATCAGCGCGGTGACCGTGATCAGCGGGGCCTTTTCCGCAAGAGCAGTAAGAGTGGCTTCTCCTGTTACGCCCACATTGCGCAAGGTCTTACTTCCGTCTGGCCAGTAATTAAGCACGTTGCCAGTAACAACGATGTCGGGCTTCTCGGGCAAGGTGCTGGAGTAGAGTTGCTCGAGGTAGTCTTCACTGACAATGTCGTCTGCATCGATGAACAACAGGTACTCCCCGGCAGCGCTTGCTAGGCCAAGATTTCTTGCTGATCCAACACCGCCATTGGCCTTATTGAAAATCCGTATCCTGGTGTCACGCTCGGAAGCAGCTTTGAGGATGTCGCAGGATTTGTCGGTGGAACCATCGTCCACACACAAAATTTCGATGTCTGACAGGGTTTGGTGATACAGGCTCTGTAGTGTTTCTTCAAGGAACTGCTGGGCGTTGTAAATCGGTACAATCACACTGACTTTGGGCATTTCGCACCTCCCGCCATTCCTGGCATTGTTTTCTGTGTAATAAATAGAGCAGTGAAAATCCCGCCTGTAAAAAGAAAAAAGGATAACTGTTTGAACTTAGGCATCGCTAATGGTTACGGCTGGGAAGTATAAATTTGAGCCTTGTTAAGGCTCGCTATGGGTTGAGCGGCATTGGCCAAGCATAGCAGATGCACAAAATCGTTCATTGAATTGTTTTTGAGCGGCTTCCGCTATACCCGCTCGAAGATTTCCATTCTCACAAAGCGCTTCTACAGCTTTTTCGAATGATGATGTATGGCCAAGATCTGTCAATATTCCAGTTACTCCATTCTTAATGATTTCCGGATTCCCCCACGCGTAGCTACAGCATATAGCGCGACAATTAACTTAGCCGTGTCGAAGTGTTTTGTTACCGGGTACGACATCTGTAGTGGTTCAATGATTCCGGACACG encodes the following:
- a CDS encoding glycosyltransferase family 4 protein, producing the protein MKIAILRTDGSDVDQRQYNSQEIGLARGLAHQGHTVDIITARGAANNPSIEDIASGSDYKITIIRTGYRRIPVLEYGVLTGLRQLLFRGKYDLVHLSEENNPATTLVAFHCRRLHIPYVIYHGMYVVPSGRARTWYDTAHGYLLAPAIRRNARAVLAKTTTARDFLQARGISNVQVLPVGLDTTRFDTPTEASPHEAILSDLKARYPRVMLYIGSLERRRNPMLMVEMAAAMKADTALILVGAGPMTETVRQRIKALGLNNVLMTGALGQEALPAIYRNSDVFLLPSDYEIYGMVLLEALYFGVPCVTTATAGGIDVIGNNHAGAVIDGVGLDDWVAAVRKTTLAAANPEYSERLQALVRETFSWQKIAQRYMDYVSENRV
- a CDS encoding glycosyltransferase, with protein sequence MTGDMSLGSIRPDQKPPRALAIFNMEIGGTEQIVQQLVMGMKSEGVESEILCIDGQIGSIGEALQKTAVPVHKLARKQGFDWSLMAGIRKRLREGWFDVVHCHQYTPWFYGWLAVPGTGAKVIFTEHGRFYPDRHRYKAMLLNPLMALFTPAVVAISNATKKALVKYEFTPRKNIQLIFKGIFPLKRNDPEAKKLRDSLRIPGDAFVVGTVSRLDPVKNQGMMLRAFKEFSEKRPDSYLLMVGDGPDKEKLISLANELGIRDRTMFTDFINNPLHYLAAMNLFLLSSHTEGTSMTLLESIRLGIPAVAANVGGSPEIIAEGVTGLLTESDNESSFAIALEALCENENLRAGMVEGAQEQFNERFFASAMICQYRLIYCEPQ
- the asnB gene encoding asparagine synthase (glutamine-hydrolyzing), with translation MCGLAGFLRTTSTPGREAHQSWLENMGQAIIHRGPDAGSTWLDDSVGFVHRRLSILDLSDAGTQPMVSASERYVIAYNGEIYNFQQLRDELISQGCSFRTRTDTEVLLALYEIYGPECLHQLNGMFALAIWDRTAKKLFLARDRLGKKPLYFYEADGQFAFASELKALTPAPFVKTELRHDAIKDFFFYQYVPDPKTIYKNVHKLAPGHWLMTDGTDTKQEQYWDVSFSTSSSASLDEIQDNLYNLIDDAVRLRMISDVPLGAFLSGGIDSSAVVGLMAGHTSKPVTTCAIGFDSKRFDEVHWAKKVAEQFKTDHHEFTVKDNVADSLVDIARYFDEPFADPSFVPTYFVSQLARQKVTVALAGDGGDENFAGYSKYYTDHVENRLRGMFPAALRHNLFPGLARLAGMVNSGPTRKARSLLGTLALEPDEAFFVTNSFFRKDVWNDLVTGELKRETQGYDPADITRAHYNKADTDEHLSRILYTDIKTYLPGDILVKVDRMSMANSLETRAPLLDYRVVEYAAQIPAALKLNGKEKKYILKKSFERMLPQDILYRKKMGFSVPLAQWLRRELKPIVEQLLLSPNSGVANFFEPAGIRNLWQKHLAGDDQFTKELWSLLAFELWWQQYQVSA
- a CDS encoding O-antigen ligase family protein — encoded protein: MSKFALLFLFLFVGGIFAAVFITPVASFLVYQLVYFVNPDIRWWAATIPGIQYSFVAAILMLFILAIKYKELSFQAPWKQQPALKWLLAFLVMYIFMINFAVVPSAHKTFTFDFAKLIVIIFVAYKLINSEKALDACLWAYVLGATYIGYLAYAVGRDWQGRVEGIGMVDTGGDSNMTAAAIAPALVMLMYFAWLGNKKTKVFAVFCGAFIANGIVLINSRGSFLAIVVGASFFLFFMVFSKYQRAGQRGTAMLLIMIALAGVVYIADDAFWTRMGTLTDVEDGSASGSHRIEFWLATFEVLKDHPLGVGILGFIELSPNYLPDHYFDNRTTGKAVHSTWFQVLGEVGWVGILVFFCLIISTFKTSKKTKKKLIELKLYDCYFKVIALEGALISYLVAASFINRSRAEILYWLILFILVAFNIYVLKNVDTKPGIVRAK
- a CDS encoding glycosyltransferase family A protein produces the protein MPKVSVIVPIYNAQQFLEETLQSLYHQTLSDIEILCVDDGSTDKSCDILKAASERDTRIRIFNKANGGVGSARNLGLASAAGEYLLFIDADDIVSEDYLEQLYSSTLPEKPDIVVTGNVLNYWPDGSKTLRNVGVTGEATLTALAEKAPLITVTALIWNKLYRTAFIRSIGLQHYRGKSVVEDNYFVICSVALATSIKTISRGTYLYRQLPQSMSNTRKRPDDTSIYDVYDKARAFVFASPGLSDEASEWDAIITKRQKIDLTNYHYELNPPERAKFRELAKHMTQRRVIIVKPRNESWVIIKFHIKSMLSAIGLYRPSM
- a CDS encoding oligosaccharide flippase family protein → MPTIANRLLKSSAFLLLAKSIQRTLGLISIMVLARVLMPNDFSVVAIAALLLYFCETLAATGSEPYIIHKDDLYPSDLSTAWTIDLIIKSVIFILLVIAVPFIADFYEDPRLVPVLYATSSILLINALKSPGLILLKRNLDYRKIFFVMIIQKFCAFTVTLSIALTTESYWALIIGDITSASVLCVGSYLIHTFRPRPCLTNWRNQWRFSKWILFRASVGFSKSQMDSLLISKFFSAPELGAFYITKSLSVLPSTDIIGPVVEPLLASLSRVRNNLQEFNQQLSKAIFVITSVVMPIVVFMWFFPDHIINFFFGSEWAIAYPMLPPLSIVLATIAFGQVINQAITSLGKVKALFVFEVIGLLTLAIALYSSRGMAIGHFIEIRAAFAVILVLGIIIFLRQCTGIRTLRLAVLISPTVLLAILSAWLTEKAEIFLNIEVNSLSVFPVASLYFALLVPAFLLTLFTLYSRYDEGAFALKIIKNVLRDLRAKLSKSNK